The Prosthecobacter vanneervenii genome has a segment encoding these proteins:
- the lgt gene encoding prolipoprotein diacylglyceryl transferase encodes MRWYGLAYVTGFYLTYRVMLLLAKRGLSEIKPDAVADFITLVALFGVVVGGRLGYMLLYDFDHFIHEPWSFLMLMQGGMSAHGGIAGVALFCLWYSWKHKISWVGIGDTLVCGAPLGIFLGRIANFINGELFGRVTNVSWAMKFPGELTHQDFVTQGGDPNLAHEIYMRGLQHSPDIIAYFEQHRGGIAELEAVLHPRHPSQLYEALGEGLLLSAALTFIRLRFPRMRQGIITGLFFILYAIARISLECVRQPDSGSEPILGLTKGQFFSTFMVVVGVLFIVYGIFWGKTPSGIPVAAEPEKS; translated from the coding sequence ATGCGTTGGTACGGGCTTGCCTACGTCACAGGATTTTATCTGACCTACCGGGTGATGCTGCTGCTGGCAAAGCGCGGACTCTCAGAGATCAAGCCGGACGCGGTGGCGGATTTCATCACGCTGGTGGCGCTTTTCGGTGTCGTGGTGGGCGGACGTCTGGGCTACATGCTGCTCTACGACTTTGACCACTTTATTCATGAACCTTGGTCGTTCTTGATGCTGATGCAGGGGGGCATGTCTGCCCACGGCGGCATCGCGGGGGTGGCGCTCTTCTGCCTTTGGTACTCGTGGAAGCATAAGATCTCCTGGGTGGGGATCGGAGACACCTTGGTGTGTGGCGCGCCGCTGGGCATCTTCCTGGGCCGCATTGCCAATTTCATCAATGGTGAGCTCTTTGGCCGGGTGACAAATGTTTCCTGGGCAATGAAGTTTCCAGGCGAATTGACACACCAGGACTTTGTGACCCAAGGCGGTGATCCAAACCTGGCTCACGAAATCTACATGCGTGGCCTGCAGCACAGCCCGGATATCATCGCCTATTTTGAGCAGCATCGCGGTGGTATCGCGGAGTTGGAGGCCGTGCTGCATCCGCGTCATCCCAGCCAGCTCTATGAGGCGCTGGGAGAGGGGCTGCTGCTGAGTGCGGCGCTCACCTTCATCCGCCTGCGTTTCCCGCGCATGCGCCAGGGCATCATCACCGGCCTGTTTTTCATCCTCTACGCCATCGCCCGCATCTCCCTGGAGTGCGTGCGGCAGCCGGACAGCGGCTCTGAGCCCATCCTAGGCCTGACGAAGGGGCAGTTCTTCTCCACCTTCATGGTGGTGGTGGGCGTGCTCTTCATCGTCTATGGCATTTTCTGGGGCAAGACGCCGTCAGGAATTCCTGTGGCGGCAGAGCCAGAGAAGTCCTGA
- the purH gene encoding bifunctional phosphoribosylaminoimidazolecarboxamide formyltransferase/IMP cyclohydrolase has translation MPIARALLSVSDKTGLLDFAKGLAALGVELLSTGGTSKHLKDGGLTVTDVSDHTGFPEMFDGRVKTLHPKVHGGLLQRRDNDEDKKNAQKHNIPCIDLVVVNLYPFEQTIAKKDVTLEEAIENIDIGGPSMLRSAAKNHRWVTVITDPADYAVVLEEMKEHAGDTTLATRERLACKVFQRTGAYDSAIAAYLNKEQTTQKTFNLSLPLYAELRYGDNPHQKTSLYGNFGDYFVKLHGKDLSYTNVLDIHAAAEIALEFRRPTVAILKHTNPCGVGCADEDLREAWQKAFETDKQAPFGGVIVVNRSMTIGLARIISEIFTDVIIAPDFDADARALLQKKKNLRLIQMLPGVAEALSEPIIRSAPGGVMVMDSDPRALGLDDLESKVKTIRPPTRDELEAMRFGWRVVKHVKSNAIVFATHDRTLAIGAGQMSRVDSCRIAVWKAKEAGLSLKGSVVASDAMFPFPDGLIAAAEAGATAAIQPGGSVKDEEVIKAANEHKLAMCFTGVRHFLH, from the coding sequence ATGCCCATCGCCCGCGCTCTGCTTTCTGTTTCTGATAAAACCGGCCTGCTTGACTTTGCCAAAGGACTGGCGGCGCTGGGAGTGGAACTGCTCTCCACCGGCGGCACCTCGAAGCATCTGAAGGACGGCGGCCTGACGGTAACGGATGTGTCCGACCACACCGGCTTTCCGGAGATGTTTGACGGCCGCGTGAAGACCCTGCACCCCAAGGTGCACGGCGGCCTGCTGCAGCGCCGCGACAATGACGAGGACAAGAAGAACGCCCAGAAGCACAACATCCCCTGCATCGACCTCGTGGTGGTGAACCTCTACCCCTTTGAGCAGACGATCGCCAAGAAGGACGTGACGCTGGAGGAGGCCATCGAAAACATCGACATCGGCGGCCCGTCCATGCTGCGCAGTGCGGCCAAGAACCACCGCTGGGTCACGGTGATCACCGATCCTGCCGACTACGCCGTAGTGCTGGAAGAGATGAAGGAGCATGCCGGCGACACCACGCTGGCCACCCGCGAACGCCTTGCCTGCAAGGTCTTTCAGCGCACCGGAGCGTATGATTCCGCCATCGCCGCGTATCTCAACAAAGAGCAGACCACGCAGAAGACCTTCAACCTCAGCCTGCCGCTCTACGCCGAGCTGCGCTACGGGGACAATCCGCACCAGAAGACCTCCCTCTATGGCAACTTTGGCGACTACTTCGTCAAGTTGCACGGCAAGGACCTCAGCTACACCAATGTGCTGGACATTCATGCAGCGGCGGAGATCGCGCTGGAATTCCGCCGCCCCACGGTGGCCATCCTCAAGCACACCAACCCCTGCGGCGTGGGCTGCGCGGACGAGGATCTGCGCGAGGCCTGGCAGAAGGCCTTTGAAACCGACAAGCAGGCCCCCTTTGGCGGCGTGATCGTGGTGAACCGCAGCATGACCATCGGCCTGGCCCGCATCATTTCCGAGATCTTCACGGACGTGATCATCGCCCCGGACTTTGACGCAGACGCCCGCGCGCTGCTGCAGAAGAAAAAGAACCTGCGCCTGATCCAGATGCTGCCCGGCGTGGCCGAGGCGCTGAGCGAACCCATCATCCGCTCCGCCCCCGGCGGCGTGATGGTGATGGACAGCGACCCCCGTGCGCTGGGCCTGGACGACCTGGAGTCCAAGGTGAAGACCATCCGCCCGCCGACACGCGACGAACTGGAGGCCATGCGCTTCGGCTGGCGTGTGGTGAAGCACGTGAAGTCCAACGCCATCGTCTTTGCCACCCATGACCGCACGCTGGCCATCGGTGCCGGTCAGATGAGCCGTGTGGACTCCTGCCGCATCGCGGTGTGGAAGGCCAAAGAAGCCGGACTTTCTCTCAAGGGCAGCGTGGTGGCTTCAGATGCCATGTTCCCCTTCCCGGACGGCCTCATCGCCGCCGCCGAAGCCGGTGCCACCGCCGCCATCCAGCCCGGCGGCTCGGTGAAGGACGAGGAAGTCATCAAGGCCGCCAACGAGCACAAGCTGGCGATGTGCTTCACCGGCGTTCGCCACTTCCTGCACTAG
- a CDS encoding CPBP family intramembrane glutamic endopeptidase, which yields MLDVYSYGVLHDLAVYVSVATAVALFGYRMLRQMRPEVSWNHEGSVLSRPYGAPDLLVLAGIGLVFILSMQPQKAEGAAAAAAVSDSTLIVGMIFNLIVCAGLLLYLFQLRGLNPAELFGLQQVHWRSIMFTVGVFSLIILLTINLASAATQTWLQGFWPDLEPQETVKAFQESDGIGFKLLVVLMAVVIAPLAEETMFRGFVYGVLKRYTDAPFAALASSLMFAIIHLHVGSLLPLWMLAVLFCLAYEITGCLLAPMILHAIFNGVSILAMMFVDK from the coding sequence ATGCTGGACGTTTACTCATACGGAGTCCTGCACGATCTGGCTGTCTATGTCAGTGTGGCCACGGCTGTGGCGTTGTTTGGTTACCGCATGCTGCGGCAGATGCGCCCGGAGGTGTCGTGGAATCATGAGGGCTCGGTGCTTTCCCGCCCCTATGGTGCGCCAGATCTGCTGGTGCTGGCAGGCATCGGGCTGGTCTTTATCCTCTCCATGCAGCCACAGAAAGCGGAGGGGGCAGCAGCGGCCGCGGCAGTCAGCGACAGCACTCTGATCGTGGGCATGATCTTCAACCTCATCGTCTGTGCCGGGCTGCTGCTTTACCTTTTCCAACTACGCGGGCTGAATCCTGCGGAGCTCTTTGGCCTGCAGCAGGTGCATTGGCGCTCCATCATGTTCACGGTGGGCGTTTTTTCCCTGATCATCCTGCTGACCATCAATCTGGCCTCCGCAGCCACACAGACGTGGCTGCAGGGTTTCTGGCCGGACCTGGAGCCGCAGGAAACGGTGAAGGCGTTTCAGGAGTCAGACGGCATCGGTTTCAAGCTGCTGGTGGTGCTGATGGCAGTGGTGATCGCACCGCTGGCGGAAGAGACGATGTTTCGTGGTTTTGTGTATGGCGTGCTGAAACGCTACACCGACGCGCCCTTTGCCGCGCTAGCTTCCTCGCTGATGTTTGCCATCATCCACCTGCATGTGGGCAGCCTGCTGCCGCTGTGGATGCTGGCCGTACTCTTCTGCCTGGCGTATGAAATCACCGGCTGCCTGCTGGCCCCGATGATCCTGCATGCCATCTTCAATGGCGTGAGCATCCTGGCGATGATGTTTGTGGACAAGTGA
- the sppA gene encoding signal peptide peptidase SppA: MSNKSYGCLIVLLLLGLIVSLGLNVGLFMSKLDFDVNADTGLVTTAAKPKRKLHEVTVESSKKTTQDKIVHIDLEGVISSMSMSGLFAEAMPSVESIKNALEQAVGDKNVKAIVLRINSPGGEVTASDILYNAVKKASKEKPVVVYMDAMAASGGYYVSCGASKIVASETTLTASIGVIIETMNYSELFGKVGLSMNAFTSGAFKDSLSGARPMREDEKAYVQHLVMSMYDRFLGIVSEARGVPKDQLKSTVADGRVVTGREALAAKLVDQIGYVEDAYALARTLGKTTDATVVKYRHEVSFFEAFSMASAKAGAQPAKVQLDVSSSLMPKLLPGVPYYLPPSFAH, encoded by the coding sequence ATGAGCAACAAATCCTATGGATGCCTGATCGTGCTGCTGCTGCTCGGGCTCATCGTCAGCCTGGGGCTGAATGTGGGCCTTTTTATGAGCAAGCTGGACTTTGACGTGAACGCGGACACGGGCCTGGTGACGACTGCAGCCAAGCCCAAGCGCAAGCTGCACGAAGTCACCGTGGAGTCCTCCAAGAAAACCACGCAGGACAAGATCGTGCACATCGACCTGGAGGGGGTGATTTCCTCCATGAGCATGAGCGGCCTCTTTGCCGAGGCGATGCCGAGCGTGGAGAGCATCAAGAATGCTTTGGAGCAGGCCGTGGGGGACAAGAACGTGAAGGCCATCGTGCTGCGCATCAACTCTCCCGGCGGTGAGGTCACGGCCTCGGACATTCTTTACAATGCGGTGAAGAAGGCGTCCAAGGAGAAGCCGGTGGTGGTGTATATGGACGCCATGGCGGCCTCCGGCGGCTACTACGTGTCCTGCGGTGCGAGCAAGATCGTGGCCAGCGAGACGACGCTGACCGCCAGCATCGGCGTTATCATTGAGACAATGAATTATAGCGAGCTCTTTGGCAAAGTGGGCCTGTCCATGAACGCCTTTACCAGCGGTGCCTTCAAAGACTCCCTGAGCGGCGCACGCCCCATGCGCGAGGATGAAAAAGCCTATGTGCAGCATCTGGTCATGTCGATGTATGACCGCTTCCTCGGCATCGTGTCTGAGGCACGCGGCGTGCCCAAGGATCAGCTCAAGAGCACCGTGGCCGACGGCCGTGTGGTGACGGGGCGCGAGGCTCTGGCCGCCAAGCTGGTGGACCAGATTGGTTACGTGGAGGACGCCTACGCGCTGGCACGCACGCTGGGCAAGACCACCGATGCCACCGTGGTGAAGTACCGCCATGAAGTGAGCTTTTTTGAGGCCTTCAGCATGGCCTCCGCCAAAGCTGGCGCGCAGCCCGCCAAGGTGCAGCTGGATGTGAGCAGCAGCCTCATGCCCAAGCTGCTGCCAGGTGTGCCCTACTACCTGCCACCCAGCTTTGCCCACTGA